One window of Paroedura picta isolate Pp20150507F chromosome 2, Ppicta_v3.0, whole genome shotgun sequence genomic DNA carries:
- the MPEG1 gene encoding macrophage-expressed gene 1 protein — protein sequence MSYLTGILHFFTLMICAVWAQGPSRRGPFAVGFQKCKETLKLPALEVIPGGGWDNLRNLDMGRVINLNYSLCRTTEDGAYVIPNEVFTIARKQSYLEFNSEIIDSWMDYQSATSASINAELSSSFVNGKFSSDFRKMKTHQVRDQAVTTRVQVRNLVYTVKFDPASMLDEGFRGQVMNIASHMENNQTQMADYLAEILVLNYGTHVITSVDAGASLVQEDQIKSSFVKDSWSMRSSITAAAGVSFHDVLDFNSSIAASVDHFFTRQYQTNRTNSKVESIGGLPFYPGITLKTWQESITNQLVAIDRSGLPLQFFITPNYLPELPSPIVKRLSWTVKSAISRYYTFNTYPGCTNAASPNFNFHANTDDGTCEGAASNFTFGGAYQECAQLAGPDAAVLCQSLEQKNPLTGAFSCPAGYMAVRLSSQQRAEGFSHLDCHQDCLVWKIFCTTVCKDVFTASKVQFSAYWCAAKGQVPENPGYLFGGLFSAKTTNPLLNAQSCPSSFFQLKLFDQLKICISRDERGQRYSVPFGGFFSCQVGNPLVGSHNGTDNDPYPKRCPAGFSQHLAVISDGCQVEYCVKAGLFTEGPLPQARLPPFTRKPTVSLMATDTVLVVNGNDDQTWVKDPQSKLWKTGSPIDMHPKIKAAGGSLSGGEAAGVTVGATACLAILIGLAVFSCKRYRKKEYKKIGEEEERLATNNPVYGLIPEVEDKQLKEQERQPL from the coding sequence ATGAGTTATCTCACGGGGATCCTGCACTTCTTCACTCTTATGATCTGTGCAGTCTGGGCACAGGGGCCAAGCAGAAGGGGTCCTTTTGCTGTTGGTTTCCAGAAATGCAAGGAGACCCTAAAACTCCCTGCTTTGGAGGTTATTCCTGGAGGTGGCTGGGATAACTTGAGAAACCTGGACATGGGGAGAGTGATTAACCTGAACTATTCATTGTGCAGAACTACAGAAGATGGGGCTTATGTAATTCCCAATGAGGTATTCACCATTGCCCGCAAGCAAAGTTATCTGGAATTTAACTCAGAGATCATCGATTCTTGGATGGATTACCAGAGTGCCACCTCTGCTTCCATCAATGCAGAGCTGTCATCTTCCTTTGTCAATGGCAAGTTCTCCAGTGACTTCCGCAAGATGAAAACTCACCAAGTAAGAGACCAGGCTGTGACTACCAGGGTTCAGGTCAGAAATCTGGTTTACACTGTAAAATTTGACCCTGCATCAATGTTAGATGAAGGCTTCCGGGGGCAGGTTATGAACATTGCTAGCCATATGGAGAACAACCAGACTCAAATGGCTGACTACTTAGCAGAAATCTTAGTGCTGAACTATGGCACACATGTTATTACCAGTGTGGATGCTGGAGCCAGCCTTGTCCAGGAGGATCAAATCAAATCCTCCTTTGTGAAAGACAGCTGGTCCATGAGAAGTTCCATCACTGCTGCAGCCGGGGTCAGCTTTCATGATGTTCTTGACTTCAATAGCAGCATTGCAGCCAGCGTGGACCATTTTTTCACCAGGCAGTACCAAACCAACCGCACCAACTCCAAGGTGGAGAGCATTGGGGGATTGCCCTTTTATCCTGGGATTACCCTGAAAACTTGGCAAGAGAGCATCACCAACCAACTGGTAGCAATTGACCGGTCAGGTTTGCCTTTGCAGTTTTTTATCACTCCAAACTACCTGCCGGAGTTGCCCAGCCCCATAGTGAAGAGATTGTCCTGGACGGTGAAGTCTGCCATCTCTCGCTATTACACTTTCAATACTTACCCTGGCTGCACAAATGCAGCCTCACCAAACTTCAACTTCCATGCTAATACAGACGATGGAACCTGTGAAGGGGCAGCAAGCAATTTTACCTTTGGAGGTGCCTATCAGGAGTGCGCTCAGCTGGCAGGTCCTGATGCTGCTGTGCTCTGCCAAAGTCTGGAACAGAAGAACCCACTCACGGGAGCATTCTCCTGCCCGGCAGGTTATATGGCAGTAAGACTGAGCTCCCAGCAGCGGGCTGAAGGGTTTAGCCACTTAGATTGCCACCAGGACTGCCTTGTTTGGAAGATCTTTTGCACGACAGTTTGCAAGGATGTTTTCACAGCCTCCAAAGTGCAATTTAGTGCATACTGGTGTGCGGCAAAAGGCCAGGTGCCTGAAAATCCCGGATACCTTTTTGGAGGGCTCTTTAGTGCCAAAACCACCAATCCATTGCTTAATGCCCAGTCCTGTCCTTCCAGTTTCTTCCAGCTGAAGCTCTTTGACCAGCTCAAAATCTGCATCAGCAGAGATGAAAGAGGACAGAGATATTCGGTGCCCTTTGGAGGGTTCTTCAGCTGCCAGGTGGGAAATCCTTTGGTGGGGTCCCACAATGGAACCGATAATGACCCGTACCCCAAGAGGTGCCCAGCTGGATTCAGTCAACACCTGGCTGTGATCAGTGATGGATGCCAAGTGGAATACTGTGTCAAAGCTGGACTCTTCACAGAAGGGCCATTACCCCAAGCCAGACTCCCACCTTTCACTCGCAAACCTACTGTGAGTCTTATGGCTACTGACACTGTCCTGGTTGTGAATGGCAATGATGATCAGACCTGGGTCAAGGACCCCCAGAGCAAGCTGTGGAAGACTGGCAGCCCCATTGATATGCACCCCAAGATAAAGGCTGCTGGTGGAAGCCTCTCAGGGGGAGAAGCAGCCGGGGTCACTGTTGGTGCCACAGCTTGCCTGGCCATTCTGATTGGCCTTGCTGTCTTCAGCTGCAAGCGGTACAGGAAAAAGGAGTACAAGAAgattggggaagaggaagagagattGGCAACTAATAACCCTGTGTACGGTCTCATACCTGAAGTGGAGGACAAACAGCTGAAGGAACAGGAAAGGCAACCATTATAG